A window of Hippoglossus stenolepis isolate QCI-W04-F060 chromosome 18, HSTE1.2, whole genome shotgun sequence contains these coding sequences:
- the sec16a gene encoding protein transport protein Sec16A isoform X1 codes for MQPPPRTGPPGATGPPPSGPNMFRRTRPYKHTAAATATMPPATQPMTDPFAFVRAPPPMAAGGLPTIQSSNPPPMQAPPNTMYSQAGGGLPPQPQTLEDVPAAPYGPPPSSVPGVTLFNPHSTASPVVFPVPSPAGYASSHTEQGYFNSREQTPSTATEPPPVFSAPAPTQTQFNQDFQGQPTPQPVPFQPVPPTTSSSHWAPDHGSRPPSVQNYFQPTSDPPPQPFNIPPQPQMYPSHAPSPHQSTPTPPPQPFNIPPQPQMFPSHAPSPHQHTPTPPSQPVHPHIQAPLPPQNLVRPPSSQWPDPNAPQQHNSHFQSPSYFSPQDSWFNQPTQDSGYHQMGTGSGHSQPTLDSGGSQHVASFEPGPSSAPPPVPYSQESGTLSMFFKDNDVENEETLAGDRNKAVNGIPASFQYHNNPQTQSGHTDAPMDYQGASLQDHSHVPYMNDGSHASQRPPDSHYDHVENLECVPNQEVLPSETHGSPAATAVLDVDQFETGPNLETPDSVPRPMRSASVSSNYSNMSHGSGTGTRRHQGVVGTFIQQESPRLTDDASLTAATGGYFEQIDTSPAGDMGARQSSLEQMWQPTPSPPKPTGIFQASANSSFEPVRSHGVGVRPAEVDMAKIVAEGGADSTPGNLEQPPDNMENIYGPGHPLPPGTGVGVPHPTHPVVLSHSRPSSRAYGASRPCESPATTLWAQHDPASLGANILLAPAAPMVLAPLREPSADVIQPPEDGPLNLQPSHRVQPTSQQHSENLENPPKVSDAESPDSQGNMGYASLLVADSLHQPVLIAPPVSNYSVISPSTPTHAASQSSLRETTPPVRSLAQGQGASPPQSLLVASNPNPLFAPGPVSFNSSASNQGPLNLTRDNTEAATSEITAPPQSQPVRPPLSRGQPDNHSALQVNAQASLMTPPVSNHNPPSNYELLDFSMHQSQTQNQASGHPSSLHESPQSSNGFYLQVTKDAQQGVRIEGNAPIQTPASSSTPQVPPAPSQAAANTEPPPIEPLRTSDPQPVLQGQADAPRVPLSGAQPFRGQYPAPAQGPAAGSAPPPAAAYPPGPLGPGPPGASHPASAEPPRPPSAAGSQQGYGPPPPQPGQMYSGYYGYHGEYPDSRAPYPPGQYPPPPGDPRAPPGDPRAPPGDPRAQQYYQDGQYRTPADPWYGRYDAQTQAYRDPNQYREPQPERPSSRASQYSDRPSSRQGYPEDYQRANRSAYSEYYADYPKNYDYRGYNYGQYDPRYRGYYDQAYWANYDENYRARENYYNQQVYPARKEGVEDQWRYYPGYDPSFDDDYQRRGEIYGDEFDRRSVHSEQSAHSVHSSQSHHSRRSSFSSRSQQSQVYRSQPDLVSAVYDTTASTLAVDYSYAQYPNQTDATQNYSQYIYPSEYTADSTWISPEQPPPRPATPEKFSIPHRCARFGPGGHLVQVLPNLPSAGQPALVDIHNMETMLQDTPDQAELRAFPGPLVKEETHKVDVIKFSQNKAMECSRDNNLLDRDSACLLWDFIMLLCRQNGTVVGTDIADLLLKEHRSVWLPGKSPNEANLIDFNNEPLARAEEEPGAGPLSLLSDTFMIVPENVGKETERFRELLLFGRKKDALEAAMKGGLWGHALLLASKMDNRTHARVMTRFANSLPINDPLQTVYQLMSGRMPASATCCGEEKWGDWRPHLAMVLSNLTHTMDLDTRTITTMGDTLASKGLIDAAHFCYMMAQVSLGVFTKKSTKMVLIGSNHSFPFYQFATNEAIQRTEAYEYAQSLGSQPCTLHNFQVFKLIYACRLAEAGLSAQAFHYCEVISKTVLMQPAYFSPVFISQIIQMSEKLRFFDPQLKEKPEQELFNEPDWLIHLRQLDGQIRTGVITYSADRTTPLQFDCSSPSDLDQPSPPEPYSMPLEVDGPTPDNPLMSSLLPGPPPQGVQLMPPAPTSILQEGMAPPQPLPPGDVPYFYPVPPSGPPGQMSVPGYPPQDPGFAPPPFQPQPEQTEMYPVAHQQPFHPPPQVGQMSPHMLPQVPHSPVQMNHPLPQMPQHMHSSPGHMPPVEHPYQPLPEMQTAQAIPSSPTRNSFTPKMDFYDHMAHMGPGRSRTTSQSSMHMVSGRRSRTTSESSTHSGGRERSNSAVKQISLPPPSIPEQPRKEEAKKVKKDPPKQSGGGGVGLLKRWFGMGKNEAHLPDDKNPSIVWDEQKQKWVDLNEPEEERKPPPPPPSGFPKMAPMPGPAGPPSSGGPPVNMFSRKAGTRSRYVDVLNPSRTAKPSGLAPAPADIFAPLAPMAMPANLFVPSSAPDDQQPLEGSEGGYQEQNSPNTSTAPQMFNPTLLPPAPEGAPVPDGSQSGELSRSSSMSSLSREVSQHLNQSHPPQGAAPTGGVTFYNPAQFAQPSAAPGGGVRPGRLTGQRQYPVMK; via the exons ATGCAGCCTCCTCCGCGGACTGGACCTCCAGGAGCCACCGGCCCTCCTCCGTCTGGGCCCAATATGTTCCGCAGGACCAGGCCCTACAAGCATACAGCAGCAGCTACTGCCACAATGCCACCTGCGACCCAACCCATGACAGACCCTTTTGCTTTTGTCAGAGCTCCCCCTCCTATGGCTGCAGGTGGTCTCCCAACAATACAGAGCAGTAACCCTCCACCCATGCAAGCCCCACCTAACACCATGTACTCTCAAGCTGGTGGAGGTCTGCCTCCACAACCACAGACATTGGAGGATGTCCCGGCTGCTCCATATGGTCCCCCACCATCCTCTGTTCCCGGGGTGACGCTGTTCAACCCTCATAGTACAGCATCCCCTGTTGTTTTCCCAGTTCCAAGTCCTGCAGGATATGCATCGTCGCATACAGAGCAAGGCTATTTTAATTCAAGAGAGCAGACACCATCCACAGCCACAGAGCCACCGCCTGTCTTCTCAGCCCCAGCGCCTACTCAGACACAATTTAACCAGGATTTTCAAGGACAGCCAACTCCTCAGCCTGTGCCCTTCCAGCCAGTtcctcccaccacctcctcttcccACTGGGCCCCTGATCATGGAAGTCGCCCTCCATCAGTTCAGAACTACTTCCAGCCTACAAGTGACCCTCCACCACAACCTTTTAATATACCTCCACAGCCCCAGATGTACCCATCCCACGCCCCATCGCCCCATCAAAGCACCCCAACCCCTCCACCACAACCTTTTAATATACCTCCACAGCCCCAGATGTTCCCGTCCCACGCCCCCTCGCCCCATCAACACACCCCAACCCCTCCATCACAACCTGTACATCCCCACATCcaggctcctcttcctcctcagaacCTTGTAAGGCCCCCTAGTTCTCAATGGCCTGACCCAAATGCACCCCAGCAGCATAATTCACACTTCCAATCTCCAAGCTACTTTTCCCCCCAAGACTCTTGGTTCAACCAACCCACACAGGATTCAGGCTACCACCAAATGGGGACTGGCTCTGGCCATTCTCAGCCCACACTTGACTCTGGTGGATCTCAACATGTGGCCAGTTTTGAGCCTGGGCCTAGTTCTGCCCCTCCCCCAGTACCATACTCTCAGGAGTCTGGTACACTTTCAATGTTCTTCAAAGACAATGATGTGGAAAATGAGGAAACACTGGCTGGAGACAGAAATAAGGCAGTGAATGGCATTCCTGCTTCCTTTCAGTATCACAACAACCCACAAACCCAAAGTGGCCACACAGATGCCCCTATGGATTATCAAGGAGCTTCTCTTCAGGATCATTCACATGTACCGTACATGAATGATGGCAGTCATGCATCACAGAGGCCCCCGGATTCTCACTACGACCATGTGGAGAATTTAGAGTGTGTCCCGAATCAGGAAGTATTACCCAGTGAAACTCACGGTAGTCCTGCTGCTACTGCAGTGCTTGATGTTGACCAGTTCGAAACCGGGCCTAACCTGGAGACTCCAGATTCTGTTCCAAGACCAATGAGATCTGCCAGTGTGTCATCCAACTACAGCAATATGAGTCATGGAAGCGGGACTGGCACTCGCCGGCACCAGGGAGTAGTAGGTACCTTTATTCAGCAGGAAAGCCCTCGTCTCACTGATGATGCTAGCCTGACTGCTGCCACTGGAGGTTACTTTGAGCAGATTGACACTTCTCCAGCTGGGGATATGGGTGCAAGACAGAGCTCACTGGAGCAGATGTGGCAACCCACACCAAGCCCTCCCAAACCAACTGGCATCTTTCAGGCAAGTGCTAACAGCTCTTTCGAACCTGTTCGCTCCCATGGTGTTGGGGTGCGTCCTGCTGAAGTTGATATGGCTAAAATTGTAGCAGAGGGAGGTGCAGATTCTACACCAGGTAACCTGGAGCAGCCACCAGATAATATGGAAAATATTTATGGCCCAGGACACCCCTTGCCTCCTGGGACTGGAGTTGGTGTACCTCACCCGACACACCCAGTGGTTCTTTCTCACTCACGACCTTCATCCCGTGCTTATGGGGCGAGTCGGCCCTGTGAGAGCCCAGCCACTACTCTGTGGGCACAGCATGATCCTGCTAGCTTGGGCGCTAACATCCTTTTAGCCCCTGCCGCCCCAATGGTTCTTGCTCCTTTACGAGAGCCCAGTGCTGATGTTATCCAACCTCCAGAGGATGGTCCCCTGAACCTCCAGCCCTCCCACAGAGTTCAGCCAACCTCACAGCAGCACTCAGAGAACCTAGAGAACCCACCAAAGGTGAGTGACGCAGAGTCACCTGACTCTCAAGGCAACATGGGATATGCGTCTCTCCTGGTGGCTGATTCACTCCACCAACCTGTTTTGATTGCCCCGCCTGTATCCAATTATAGTGTGATTTCCCCCAGTACCCCGACTCACGCAGCCAGTCAAAGTAGCCTTAGGGAAACTACCCCACCTGTGAGATCACTCGCACAGGGGCAAGGTGCCAGTCCCCCCCAATCACTTTTAGTAGCCTCCAATCCAAATCCACTGTTTGCCCCTGGACCAGTAAGCTTCAATTCTTCAGCCTCTAACCAGGGTCCGCTCAATTTGACCCGAGACAACACAGAGGCGGCAACATCAGAAATCACAGCTCCGCCACAGTCTCAGCCAGTCCGCCCTCCTCTTTCAAGGGGCCAACCAGACAACCACTCTGCTCTCCAAGTTAATGCACAGGCTTCTCTCATGACTCCTCCCGTTTCTAATCATAATCCGCCTTCAAATTATGAACTGCTTGATTTTTCTATGCACCAATCACAAACCCAAAATCAAGCATCTGGCCATCCTTCCTCTCTACATGAGTCTCCGCAGTCTAGTAATGGATTTTACCTACAGGTAACCAAAGATGCTCAGCAGGGAGTAAGAATAGAAGGGAATGCCCCTATCCAGACCCCAGCCTCTTCATCCACCCCACAGGTACCGCCAGCACCCTCCCAAGCAGCTGCAAACACAGAGCCACCACCAATAGAACCTCTGAGGACATCAGATCCTCAGCCTGTGTTGCAGGGACAGGCTGATGCTCCTCGTGTTCCACTGAGTGGAGCACAACCTTTCCGTGGTCAGTATCCAGCTCCTGCACAGGGGCCTGCTGCAGGGAGTGCTcctccccctgctgctgcatACCCCCCAGGGCCTCTAGGACCAGGACCTCCAGGGGCTTCCCATCCAGCTTCTGCAGAGCCACCACGACCACCTTCAGCTGCAGGCAGCCAGCAGGGCTACGGGCCCCCTCCTCCACAGCCAGGACAGATGTACAGTGGCTACTATGGTTATCATGGGGAATACCCGGATAGCAGAGCACCATATCCTCCTGGCCAGTACCCACCACCACCTGGGGATCCTAGAGCACCACCTGGGGATCCTAGAGCACCACCTGGGGATCCTAGAGCACAGCAATATTATCAA gaTGGTCAATACAGGACCCCAGCTGATCCTTGGTATGGCAGGTATGATGCGCAGACCCAAGCTTATCGGGACCCAAATCAGTACAGAGAGCCTCAGCCAGAGCGACCCAGCTCCAGGGCTAGTCAGTATTCTGACAGGCCCTCATCCAG ACAAGGCTATCCTGAAGATTACCAGAGAGCTAACCGCAGTGCCTATAGTGAATATTATGCAGATTATCCCAAAAACTACGATTACAGAG GATACAACTATGGACAGTATGACCCTCGATACAGAGGATACTATGATCAGGCCTACTGGGCTAATTACGATGAAAACTACAGAGCCAGAGAAAACTACTATAATCAACAGGTGTATCCTGCCAG GAAAGAAGGCGTTGAAGACCAGTGGCGGTACTATCCTGGTTACGATCCCAGCTTTGATGACGATTACCAACGACGCGGAGAAATTTATGGCGATGAGTTCGATCGGCGCAGCGTCCACAGCGAGCAGTCAGCACACAGTGTGCACAGCTCTCAAAGCCACCACAGCAGACGAAGCAGCTTCAGCTCAAGGTCGCAACAG AGCCAGGTATACAGGAGCCAGCCTGACTTAGTGTCAGCTGTCTATGACACCACAGCCTCCACTCTGGCTGTGGACTACTCCTATGCACAGTACCCAAACCAAACTGATGCCACACAGAACTACAGCCAGTACATCTATCCTTCTGAGTACACTGCAGACAGCACATGGATCAGCCCTGAGCAAC CCCCACCTCGTCCTGCAACCCCAGAGAAGTTTAGCATACCCCACCGCTGTGCCCGCTTTGGACCTGGTGGTCACCTGGTTCAAGTTCTGCCCAATCTCCCCTCAGCTGGACAGCCCGCTCTCGTTGATATCCACAACATGGAG accATGCTGCAGGATACCCCGGATCAGGCAGAACTACGAGCCTTCCCTGGACCTCTTGTTAA GGAGGAGACCCATAAGGTGGATGTGATAAAGTTCTCCCAGAACAAAGCCATGGAGTGTTCTCGTGACAACAACCTCTTGGACAGGGACTCTGCCTGTCTGCTCTGGGACTTCATCATGCTGCTCTGTAGACAGAATGGG ACTGTCGTGGGCACGGACATCGCTGACCTCTTGCTGAAAGAGCATCGATCTGTTTGGCTGCCGGGAAAGAGTCCGAATGAAGCCAACCTGATTGATTTTAACAATGAACCACTGGCGCGAGCTGAGGAAGAGCCTGGAGCCGGAccactctccctcctttctgacACCTTCATGATTGTCCCAGAGAACGTTGGCAAAGAAACTGAGCGCTTCAGGGAGCTGCTTCTGTTTGGCCGcaagaag GATGCACTAGAGGCAGCCATGAAGGGAGGTCTCTGGGGCCATGCCTTGCTGTTGGCCAGTAAGATGGACAACAGGACACATGCACGTGTCATGACAAG GTTTGCCAACAGTCTGCCCATCAATGACCCTCTTCAGACAGTGTACCAGCTGATGTCTGGGAGGATGCCGGCCTCAGCCACT TGCTGTGGAGAGGAGAAGTGGGGTGACTGGCGCCCTCACCTGGCCATGGTGCTGTCCAACCTCACACATACCATGGACCTGGATACCCGCACAATCACCACCATGGGAGACACTCTGG CTTCCAAGGGGCTGATCGATGCGGCACACTTCTGCTACATGATGGCACAAGTCAGTTTGGGAGTCTTCACAAAGAAGAGCACCAAGATGGTTCTGATTGGCTCCAATCACAG TTTTCCCTTTTACCAATTTGCAACCAACGAAGCTATTCAGAGGACTGAGGCCTATGAGTATGCTCAATCTCTTGGCTCCCAGCCCTGCACACTGCACAATTTCCAG GTGTTCAAGTTGATCTATGCATGCCGTCTGGCTGAAGCAGGCCTGAGTGCTCAGGCCTTCCACTACTGTGAAGTTATTTCCAAGACAGTGCTCATGCAGCCTGCCtacttctctcctgtctttaTTAGCCAAATCATACAG ATGTCTGAAAAGCTGCGGTTCTTCGATCCACAACTGAAGGAGAAGCCTGAGCAGGAGCTGTTCAATGAGCCTGATTGGCTGATTCACCTCAGACAGTTGGATGGACAGATCCGG ACTGGGGTGATTACTTACAGTGCAGACAGAACAACTCCTCTACAGTTCGACTGCAGCAGCCCATCTGACTTGGACCAGCCCAGTCCACCTGAGCCCTACAGCATGCCACTGGAGGTTGATGGCCCCACTCCTGACAACCCACTAATGAGCTCATTACTGCCCGGGCCTCCACCACAGGGAGTACAGCTGATGCCTCCAG CCCCTACCTCCATTCTCCAAGAGGGGATGGCCCCACCTCAGCCTTTACCCCCCGGTGATGTGCCCTATTTCTACCCAGTACCTCCCAGTGGACCACCAGGTCAGATGTCTGTCCCAGGCTACCCTCCACAGGATCCCGGCTTtgccccccctcccttccaGCCTCAACCGGAGCAGACAGAGATGTATCCAGTAGCCCATCAGCAGCCGTTTCACCCACCTCCTCAAGTGGGCCAAATGTCACCACACATGCTCCCTCAAGTGCCACATTCACCTGTGCAGATGAACCACCCACTGCCCCAGATGCCTCAGCACATGCACTCTTCCCCTGGGCATATGCCGCCTGTCGAGCACCCATACCAACCCCTACCAGAGATGCAGACTGCTCAGGCAATACCATCCTCCCCAACCAGAAACTCCTTCACACCTAAGATGGACTTCTATGACCACATGGCTCACATG GGTCCTGGAAGATCGAGGACTACTTCACAATCATCAATGCACATG GTTTCAGGGCGACGCTCACGCACCACCTCTGAGTCGTCCACTCACTCTGGTGGAAGAGAGCGCAGCAACTCAGCTGTCAAGCAGATCTCTCTACCGCCGCCTTCAATTCCTGAACAGCCACGCAAAGAAGAGGCCAAGAAAGTCAAGAAAGACCCCCCAAAACAG agcggtggtggtggtgttggctTGCTGAAGAGGTGGTTTGGGATGGGGAAGAATGAGGCTCACTTGCCAGATGACAAAAACCCATCT ATTGTGTGGGATGAACAGAAGCAGAAATGGGTCGACTTGAACGAGCCTGAAGAGGAG CGTAAGCCTCCTCCGCCACCTCCCTCTGGCTTCCCCAAGATGGCTCCAATGCCTGGCCCTGCAGGACCTCCAAGCAGTGGTGGTCCGCCTGTCAACATGTTCTCCAGGAAGGCAG GCACCAGGAGCAGATATGTGGATGTGCTGAACCCCAGTAGAACAGCTAAACCAAGTGGATTAGCCCCTGCTCCAGCGGACATCTTTGCTCCTCTGGCACCGATGGCCATGCCTGCTAACCTATTTGTGCCTAGTTCAG CTCCTGACGATCAACAACCTTTAGAGGGCAGTGAAGGAGGATATCAGGAGCAGAATTCACCGAACACCAGCACTGCTCCTCAG ATGTTCAACCCAACGTTGTTGCCACCTGCCCCAGAGGGAGCTCCTGTGCCTGATGGCTCACAGTCCGGGGAG CTCTCACGTTCTAGCTCAATGAGCTCCTTATCACGTGAAGTGAGTCAGCATTTAAATCAG AGTCATCCTCCTCAGGGAGCTGCACCCACAGGAGGCGTCACCTTTTATAACCCTGCACAGTTTGCACAG CCAAGTGCAGCACCAGGCGGTGGAGTTCGTCCTGGGCGTTTGACCGGTCAGCGCCAGTACCCGGTGATGAAGTAA